CACAGCACTGATCGCTGCCGGACAATCCTTTGTAGATATCACCATTACCCCTGTAGATGATAGCCTGGTTGAAGGTACTGAAACCGTCACTCTGAATCTGAGTAGCAGCGCTAACTATACTTTAGGTACTGCGACTGCAACAGTGGCGATCGCTGATAACGATGTCGCTCCTACTCTGATTCACGACATTCAAGGCAGTGGCTCAACAGCAGCTTTGACCGGAACCCAAACCATTGAAGGTATTGTTACCCGTGCATTCCTCGGTTCTACTAAACTTAACGGTTTCTACGTTCAAGAAGAAGATGCCGATGCTGATAACAATGCTGCAACCTCAGAAGCAATCTTTGTTTTCGACCCATCAGGGAAATTTACTGGCAACGTCGGTGATAAAGTCCGTATCACTGGAACCGCTAAAGAATTCACTACTACTAGTGGTGGAAACACCAGCAGTCTGACTGAACTGGATATCACTTCTGGAACTGTTAACAATCTAGGCGCAAGCACCTTACCCACAGTTACAAACGTCCAGTTACCCGTCACCAACGTTAGCGACTTAGAACGCTACGAAGGGATGTTAGTTAATCTCAGTGCTGGGAGTGGCAACCTCACTGTTACTGAGTATTTCCAATTAGGTCGTTTTGGAGAAGTTCTCCTTTCAGCCACAGGCTCCAGCAACCAATCCGGTACAGATGCCAGACTTGACCAGTACACTCAATTTAATGCTCCTAGCGTCAGTGGAAACTCTGCTTATTTAGCTGACATTGCCAAGCGGAGAATTTACTTGGATGACGGTAGCGGTACTCAAAACCCTGACCCCATCCTCTTTGGTCGTGACGGCAATCCTCTGAGTGCGTCTAACACCCTGCGAGGTGGTGATACCGTTGCCAGCATTACTGGTATTTTAGACGATCGCTTTGAAGGCTATCGCATCCAAACCACAACTGGAGTTAACTTTACCCCCACTAATCCCCGTCCCGTAACCCCTCCAAATGTCGGTGGTACCCTAAAGGTTGCCAGTTTCAACGTTCTCAACTTCTTTAACGGTAATGGCACAGGTGGCGGCTTCCCCACATCACGCGGGGCTGAGAACCTTATCGAGCTAAACCGTCAGCGCAACAAAATTATCCAAGCCATTGTCACATCAGGAGTAGATGTTGTCGGACTGGAGGAGCTAGAGAATGACGGTTATGGTTCTACTAGCGCCATTCAAGATTTAGTCAACGGATTGAATGCAGTTGCTGGTGCTGGGACTTACAGCTTTATCAATCCTGGAACCAGTTTGGCAACTGATGAAATCACAGTTGGGTTAATCTACAAATCTGGCAAAGTTACCCCAGTAGGTGCAGCAGCTACCCTAACCACCAGTGCAGCTTTTAACTTGGTAGGACGACAACCCCTCGCGCAGACCTTCGGACAAAATTCAAATGGCGAACAATTTACAGTAGTTGTCAATCACTTCAAATCCAAGGGTTCAAGTTCAGGGGGTGTTGGTGATGCTGATGCTGGGGACGGTCAAGGTTTCTCTAATGGAACACGGACTCGTCAAGCTCAAGATTTGGCAGCATGGCTGGCGACAAAACCTACCGGAACTAATGATACTGACTACCTAGTTGTCGGCGATCTCAACTCTTATGCGAAGGAAGATCCTCTGACAACCCTCGCAGGTGCAGGGTACAATAACCTACTGCCTGACACTTCTTACTCTTATGTCTTTGACGGACAGGTGGGTTCCCTCGATCATGCCCTAGCCACTAGCAGTTTAGCTGCACAGGTAAGTGGTGCAGAAAAATGGCACATCAATGCTGATGAACCGAGTGTGCTGGATTATAACACTAACTTCAAATCAGCAGGTCAAATCAGCAGTTTATATAATGCTGACCAATTCCGTGCCTCTGACCACGACCCTGTACTGGTAGGGCTAAATCTTGTTAGCACCAACAATGCTCCCACCAATTTGACTTTAAGTCCTAGCAGCACGAATGAAAATGTGGCCGCTAATACTGTAATTGGTACATTTAGTACTATTGACCCAGACACAGGTAACACTTTCACTTACAGCTTAGTTGCTGGGACTGGTGATACTGATAATACCGCCTTTGCGATCGCAGACAACACTTTAAAAATCAAAGCTTCTCCGAACTTTGAAACCAAATCCTCCTACAGCATTCGGGTACGCAGCACCGATAATGGTGGACTTTCCTTTGACAAGGTGTTGACCATCCAAATTAACGATGTCAACGAAGCACCTACAGCCGTAGTTGATACAATCAACGTTGCCGAAGACGCAACTACACTTAATCTCCGTAGTATCTTACTAAGTAACGATACTGACCCTGATGCCGGAGACACTAAAAACATCATTGCTGTTAACACGACAGGCACAAAAGGTACAGTCACCTTTAACCCAACCACACAAAACCTGACTTACGCAGCCTCAAGTTTTAACTCTCTAGCCCAAGGGCAGACTGCAACTGATAGTTTTAGCTATGCGATCGCTGACAGTAAAGGTTTACAATCTACTGCGATCGTTAACGTCAGCGTCACTGGTGTCAACGATGCTCCGACGGTAGTGCAACCCCTTGAAGACAGAATCATCTCGACAAGCAAGCTTTTTTCTTTCAACGTCGGTGACAAATTTACCGACATCGATCGAGGCGACACCCTTACCTACACTGCTACGGGCTTACCCACTGGATCTGATATCGCTAACACAGGTCTGATATTCGGCAATATCTCCCAAGCTGGCATTTTTGCCGTCACTGTTACCGCTGCTGATGGCAAAGGTGGTAGTGTTAGCGATACCTTTGACCTGACTGTTGCCAATAACAAGGCGACATCTAGCAACGACATTATCTTTATCGACCAACTTGTTGGTGTGAGCGTACTCAATGCTCTAGGTGGCAACGATCGCGTTATCGGCACTGATGCCAATGAGACACTCAGTGGTGGAGCAGGCAATGATTACATTGATGCCAAGGGCGGTAATGACTCTCTCTTGGGGAACGATGGTATTGACACACTTTTAGGTGGGGCAGGTAATGACATTCTTGAAGGTGGAGCAGCCGATGACATTCTTTTAGGTGAACTTGACAATGACACACTTCTTGGTGGAGGAGGCAATGATAGCCTCAATGGTGGAGCAGGCAATGACAACCTCAATGGTGGAGCAGATAATGACACCCTTCTAGGTGGACTTGGCAATGACATCCTTGTTGGAGGTGGTGGCAATGACCACCTGATTGGTTGGGGAGGTGGTACAAACGAAATTGACCAACTCAACGGCGCTCAAAGTGCAGATACTTACATTTTGGGTGATGCTAGTTCAGTTTTCTATGCCAAATCTGGCAATGGTGACTACGCCGATATTGTTAGCTTCAAAGCAAGCGATCGGATTCAGCTTAAAGGATCTGCTGACAATTACTTCTTGGGGTCAGCATCAGTATCTGGATTTAGTAGTTCATCTGTGGGTATTTTCGCCAATAATGGGACGCAATTAGAATTAATTGCGGTTGTGGAAAGCGGATTAAACCGCAATTTGTCAACAGATACTCGTTTCGTGTTTGTTTAAGTCTACTTTTTCTAAGATAAAAAGGTGCGTTAGGCAAAGCACATAACGCACCCGATAGCGCAATACTAAAGTTTAAACCTGTCCTTCTCCAAGTCAGAGAGGGACAGGTTTTTTGTATTAATAGAGTTCCCTGATGTAACCAAAAAAAACCAATTAGGGACTTGCGTGAAAATAAAGTACCAGTAAACCGAGTTTCGACTGCGCTCAACTCTCGATGGCTGAGGGTTGAGCGCAGCGATGCACTGAGCGCAGTCGAAGTGTCGAAACCTGTCTGGTTGGGATACTATTAACCCGCAGATCCCTTAGCGATCGCTACTACAACACGGCGTAAAGCCACCCAATGCAAGTTAAATGTGCAATAGCTTTTAACAAATATTGAATGACAGATATTGATTTTTGTCATTTTTTGATTATCATAGCTTTATCACCACAGTGGAGAAGTTGCTATGTTGTCACGTCAACTTGGAAAAAACGGTTCAACAATATCGGCGCTTGGGCTTGGCTGTATGGGTATGTCTGATTATTATGGCCCAGCCGATCGCAAGGAAAGTATTGCAACGATTCATGCAGCCCTTGATGCAGGCATTAACTTACTGGATACAGGCGACTTTTATGGTATGGGGCACAATGAACTGCTACTACACGAAGCCCTAGCAGGACGGCGGCGGGAAGATGTCTTCATTGCGGTTAAATTCGGGGCGCTGCGGTCTCCTGATGGCAACTTTATTGGCTTCGATGGTCGTCCTGAAGCCGTGAAGACTTCACTTGCCTATACATTGAAACGACTAGGAACCGATTACATTGACCTCTACCAGCCAGCCCGACTCGACCCGAAAGTGCCCATTGAAGAGACTATTGGGGCGATTAGCGAAATGGTGAAAGCTGGATATGTTCGCCAAATTGGTTTATCTGAAGTGGGTGCAAATGTAATTCGGCGGGCTCATGGCATTCATCCGATCTCTTGGCTTCAGATCGAATATTCACTCCTGAGCCGTAGTATTGAAGATGACATCCTCCCAACTGTGCGTGAATTGGACATTGCTGTCACCGCTTATGGAGTTCTCTCACGGGGATTGTTGAGCGGTCACTGGTCGAAAGAACGCTCTGAGCAAGCGCAAGACTTTCGAGGACATCTACCACGCTTCTCTGGAGAGAATCTAGATCGCAATTTGTTGCTAGTCGAAGCCCTTCGCCTGATTGCCCAAGAACGGAGTGCGACGGTGGCTCAAGTGGCAATTGCTTGGGTGCTGTCGCGAGGGAACGACATTGTGCCGCTAATTGGCGCACGGCGTTGCGATCGCTTGAATGAAGCGCTGGGTGCGTTGGAGCTACACTTAAGCAAGGACGATCTTGCCCGGATTGAGGCAGCAGTGCCACTAAATGCCGTAGCTGGCGATCGCTACGATCCAGGACAAATGGCAATGCTGGATAGTGAAAAGAGGTAAAAAAGTTATAGCATGAATGATTCACCTTTGACACCAGAGCGGATTCTCGACGCAGCAGAAGAAGTTTTGTGTCGTTACGGTCTGGCAAAGGCAACAGTGGTCGATGTGGCTCGCTTTTTAGAGGTGAGCCACGGCACAATTTATCGGCATTTTCCCAGCAAAGCTGCCCTGCGTGATGCAGTCGCAGAACGGTGGCTACATCGGGTTTCTATACCACTAGCAGCGATCGCCGAAGAACAGGGTTCCGCCGTTGAACAGTTGCATAGATGGTTTGAGCAACTCATGATTATGAAACGTCAAAAAGTCTTGGATGAGCCAGAGTTGTTTGCAACCTATTCTGCGATCGCTCAAGAGGCACGAGGGGTAGTTCAAGCTCACATTGTTGAACTGGTAAACCAAGTTGCTGCGATCGTCGAGAGCGGTATTTCCAGTAACGAGTTTAGAGTAACCGATCCGCAAGCAGCAGCCAAGGCAGTCTTTCAAGCGACAGTCCGGTTTCACCATCCAGCACACGCATCTGAATGGAGCGATCCAGATATCGATAGGGACTTTGCCCAAGTATGGCGCTTGTTACTTGCTGGTCTTGTGGTGGTTCAGTAGTTCTGAGTACTCAGTAAGAATCAGATGAAAGACATCTAAATTAGACATCTGGTGAAAAAGAATGTAGAGACATTGCAATGCAACATCTCTACAAGAGTTTCAAGTCAAGCATCATTAATTTCTGGAGATGTCTATTGCCTATTTTTCCGTCTCCAGTTGCTCTCGTTGCTTACCATACTCCCGCAGCTGTTTTAACAAGACTTCTTGGGATGAGTTAGGGATAGACGGACTAGGGGTTGGTTGAAGGTTGATGTCACTACTTTCAAAATTAGCAGGTGAAGGATTAACTTCATAGATGGGTAGCGACTTATCATTAGACATTGCTTGTTGGGTTGGTACTGGGGTAGGAATTAGATTATTTGGTTTGTTCACAGCA
The Nostoc punctiforme PCC 73102 genome window above contains:
- a CDS encoding TetR family transcriptional regulator, translated to MNDSPLTPERILDAAEEVLCRYGLAKATVVDVARFLEVSHGTIYRHFPSKAALRDAVAERWLHRVSIPLAAIAEEQGSAVEQLHRWFEQLMIMKRQKVLDEPELFATYSAIAQEARGVVQAHIVELVNQVAAIVESGISSNEFRVTDPQAAAKAVFQATVRFHHPAHASEWSDPDIDRDFAQVWRLLLAGLVVVQ
- a CDS encoding aldo/keto reductase, producing the protein MLSRQLGKNGSTISALGLGCMGMSDYYGPADRKESIATIHAALDAGINLLDTGDFYGMGHNELLLHEALAGRRREDVFIAVKFGALRSPDGNFIGFDGRPEAVKTSLAYTLKRLGTDYIDLYQPARLDPKVPIEETIGAISEMVKAGYVRQIGLSEVGANVIRRAHGIHPISWLQIEYSLLSRSIEDDILPTVRELDIAVTAYGVLSRGLLSGHWSKERSEQAQDFRGHLPRFSGENLDRNLLLVEALRLIAQERSATVAQVAIAWVLSRGNDIVPLIGARRCDRLNEALGALELHLSKDDLARIEAAVPLNAVAGDRYDPGQMAMLDSEKR
- a CDS encoding ExeM/NucH family extracellular endonuclease; protein product: MALTQGDIAFISFNADEDGWSIVTFVDIDPNTTIYFTDNEAISTTAFNTGESYFQWTSGSSTINAGTVIRFSAVDVATLSASVGTLSRATVSGSSNYGLSASGDVIYAFVGSSAAAPTTILTAVSSGDVVTPGDPITNAGLTVGVNAIVLRTSADYGEYSGSRTGQSSFANYKSSVFNVNNWTVDQIDGNYTTTAPNTTNFTIAASTPTVTIAAQDANAAETGTDPGTFRISRTGSTTDALTVNYTIATGAGQATSADYTPTLTGTAIIAAGESFADITITPVDDQTVEGTETVTLTLNSSTNYTFGATASATVAIADNDTAVTSIDLSTYVRIGRYDLPEPTRTNPPLNSLLAQEASAVTYNKDTDTLFVVGDGGRAIVQVSKTGQLIDSMTLASGSSPQGTEFYDTEGLTYVGDGKFVLIEERDRQANLFTYAPGTTLTRSNVQTVKLGTTVGNIGIEGISYDPQTGGFIAVKEITPEGIFQTNIDFAAGTASNGSPTTVNSTNLFDPALAGLADFADVFALSNLSALNGQPNSSHLLILSQESGKIVNIDRTGNISSSLTIVSDAGNPLSVVDQGNEGITVDKNGLIYIANENGGGDIDHPQLWVYAPSSFTYTNQAPVAVSLANTVTSLSESTSIATPFKVGNIIVSDDALGTNTLSLTGADANSFEITGNGLFLKAGTTLDFETKTSYNVSVNVNDTTVGSNPDATTAFTFSVTDVNENPTTSGIFITEVAPWSSGNSPVAADWFELTNTGTSAVDITGWKIDDNSNSFATSVALSGITSIGAGESVIFIEGATVNPTFLSNWFGANPPAGLKIGNYSGSGVGLSTSGDAVNIYNATGALQANVIFGASPTASPFATFDNAALSNNATIATLSAVGVNGAFSVVNTLNNLSVVEIGSPGTIVSSLPTIAIAATDANAAEALQDPGTFRISRTGSTTNALTVNYTIAAGAGQATSADYTPTLTGTALIAAGQSFVDITITPVDDSLVEGTETVTLNLSSSANYTLGTATATVAIADNDVAPTLIHDIQGSGSTAALTGTQTIEGIVTRAFLGSTKLNGFYVQEEDADADNNAATSEAIFVFDPSGKFTGNVGDKVRITGTAKEFTTTSGGNTSSLTELDITSGTVNNLGASTLPTVTNVQLPVTNVSDLERYEGMLVNLSAGSGNLTVTEYFQLGRFGEVLLSATGSSNQSGTDARLDQYTQFNAPSVSGNSAYLADIAKRRIYLDDGSGTQNPDPILFGRDGNPLSASNTLRGGDTVASITGILDDRFEGYRIQTTTGVNFTPTNPRPVTPPNVGGTLKVASFNVLNFFNGNGTGGGFPTSRGAENLIELNRQRNKIIQAIVTSGVDVVGLEELENDGYGSTSAIQDLVNGLNAVAGAGTYSFINPGTSLATDEITVGLIYKSGKVTPVGAAATLTTSAAFNLVGRQPLAQTFGQNSNGEQFTVVVNHFKSKGSSSGGVGDADAGDGQGFSNGTRTRQAQDLAAWLATKPTGTNDTDYLVVGDLNSYAKEDPLTTLAGAGYNNLLPDTSYSYVFDGQVGSLDHALATSSLAAQVSGAEKWHINADEPSVLDYNTNFKSAGQISSLYNADQFRASDHDPVLVGLNLVSTNNAPTNLTLSPSSTNENVAANTVIGTFSTIDPDTGNTFTYSLVAGTGDTDNTAFAIADNTLKIKASPNFETKSSYSIRVRSTDNGGLSFDKVLTIQINDVNEAPTAVVDTINVAEDATTLNLRSILLSNDTDPDAGDTKNIIAVNTTGTKGTVTFNPTTQNLTYAASSFNSLAQGQTATDSFSYAIADSKGLQSTAIVNVSVTGVNDAPTVVQPLEDRIISTSKLFSFNVGDKFTDIDRGDTLTYTATGLPTGSDIANTGLIFGNISQAGIFAVTVTAADGKGGSVSDTFDLTVANNKATSSNDIIFIDQLVGVSVLNALGGNDRVIGTDANETLSGGAGNDYIDAKGGNDSLLGNDGIDTLLGGAGNDILEGGAADDILLGELDNDTLLGGGGNDSLNGGAGNDNLNGGADNDTLLGGLGNDILVGGGGNDHLIGWGGGTNEIDQLNGAQSADTYILGDASSVFYAKSGNGDYADIVSFKASDRIQLKGSADNYFLGSASVSGFSSSSVGIFANNGTQLELIAVVESGLNRNLSTDTRFVFV